The following DNA comes from Bos indicus x Bos taurus breed Angus x Brahman F1 hybrid chromosome 5, Bos_hybrid_MaternalHap_v2.0, whole genome shotgun sequence.
GACTGCGAAAACATGGTTCCATCAATCGATGGAGGTCTTAATGAGGGAATAAATAATTCTTGGAGCTGGGAAGCTAGGAGGAGCTGGTAGCACACTAATGGAATTCTTAAACATCTAGATTGGGAGGAAGAATTATTTGTGATTAAAACCTCTCTAGAAAactaccatgggcttccctggaggcttagacgatagagaatccacctgcaatacgggagaccttgtccgatccctgggttgggaagaccccttggagaaaaGAACggccaacccactctagtattcttgcctggagaatccccatggacaggagacctggcaggctacagtccacggggtcgcaaagaatccgataccactgagcgactaagcacagcacagtggcaAGGAACAACCATGGGAGTGGGGGCCGCTGTAGGGATAAAAGGTCAAGAAGTCAGAGGCTGGGGTAGTAGACAGATCATCTACACGGACACTGAAATAACAAAGAATTAGGATACAAACAGTGTTGGTGAGTGTCAAAGTACATTTAAAATCTTCAAAGAAGAGTGGAGGGATGGGGAAGGGAGGATGAGAAGTGAACTGCAGgatgacagcaaaaaaaaaaaaaaagataaggagaTAGCATGATTTAATGATCCAAACTACAAAGCAAGCTAGAAACCATTAGGGAGGAGGAAAGATGACCTGGATATGACAGTGAAGAGCCACAGGGACATCTATTCTTTCTCTAGGCTCAGTAGTAAAAGGGTTTAGGAGAGAAAGCATAACTACTTAAGAGTGCTATGGAAGCAATGGGGCTAGGGTACAGCCAACTTTCTTTTAAGAGTCAGAAGGCGAAGCCAACGTTCTAGAAGAAGTTAAGGTTCTGAGAGACTTTATAAAGATAGCAAGTTTTAATAGAATGCAGATGTTTTAAGAGTTGGGAAGGACAGGAAAAGTGTCAGATTCGTGGATGCAAACAGCTATATGGAGATGAGAATCTGGATAGTGAGAAAAGACCACACAATCTTGGGCTTTTTAGTATAACTGCTAACACAGGAATAAAGCACACAAccagaaaactaatacaaaataaaaatgggagaAGACACAATACAGTACGAGCTAGAGGTTACAGGCCAAAAGCCAGTGACTTACACCTGTTTTCTAAAAGCtgttcaaagaaatgaaacagaaaaggtaCAAAATTACTGCCTATGATACCTAGCTAGAATACAAGGTAGGCagacaaaatgacaaaattaaaaagagaatacaaaatagcaaactaaaattaattttttctatcaAATCAGTACTCTAGACttaatgatgatttttaaaaacagctaccACTAGATGCATCATGTGATGAACTACTTAagtattttttcctcaaaaagCAAATCAAACATTTCCAAATATAGTAGAAgaaggcttaaagaaaaaagagaaagcaattcacacataaaataataaataaagacttGGGTCAAGTTAAATAAATTGTATTAAAGTAAAAACATAGCCTCCTTTATCTAGTGCTTCACTTTTGAAGAAATATGGAAAACATTAATTAAATTAGGCCACTTAAAATTATGCCCATGTTGGCCCATTAGAAAAAACTAACcaaaaacaggaagaaattcACCAAACATTAAAGGATGATCAGAACCAACACAATATAAAAGTTATGAAACAGCACTCTAAAATACAAACTTCTCATAATTTATTAGCCTGCAGTATACAGTAGCATGGcacactgtgtttttaaaatttatactaagtgtgtttgatccctagtcagtaACCTGCCAAATTTTAGGCAAGAAATTGATGCCATAGTTGTGTTTAAATGGTTCACTTTgtgtattgaaaaaaatctttagagaaagaggaagagaaaaatcaaaacagtaaaataaaaaagccaaaagacaacaccaaataaagaaaatcaaacaattCCCTTCTCTTTGGACACTGTAAAGAAGTGTATTTcaacagcaaattaaaaatcaTAAGAGATCTGCTTATACATACTTTTGTGTGTTCATATGGAATGTCCACAGAAGGGTGGTAGCATACAATTGTCCTGGCATCAGATGTCAGAGCAAGCTctactttgctttaaaaaaaagaagaatgaacgTTTCAGAGACAGGTTTATACTGTATTCAAGGCAAAATGAGTATTAGAGCTCAAATCTGTTAATCACCAATCCCTGAAGAATAAATGCCGTGTCACTGGACTGGCAAAGGAGGTACCCGTATCACAGGAGACAATTCAGACCATCCCACAAAATATGTCAATTTAACTACCACAACAACCCCATTACCCATGATTTTATCTATTATCCTTTGAATTACTTGTTTTGTTAGTTTGTTCTCCAAATCTTTGGAAGAGATCTTCATGTTCATGCATCACTATTAATAGAACTTCCTTTCCTTATCTAAAAGCTATCTTCAAAAAGCTGTAAGATTACTTGAATTATTAAAGCTGAAGATCAGCAAAATACATAATCTTCCAGGTAAAGGATCACCTGAATTTCCAATCATAAAGACTGTAGCTGAACACTTTTTCTAGATCAGCATTTCTCCAAGCGCCCTTGGCATAATGCAAAACATGTAAGATTCAATCTTTTCAGGTTCAAAAAGTGCCACCTATTATCTAGTCTTATTGCATCACTATCCTAATACTTATTAAATTTACAATTAAAACTGGTGTCAAgagataagaaaatatatttttactaaatttcacaataaaacaacttcatggggctttcctggtttcttcagtgataaaaaaaaaatctgcctgccaatgcaggtgacaggggtttgatccctggtccgggaggatcccagATACCACGAAGCAACGAAGCCCACTGCGCCACAACTATggaagcccacatgctctagagccccgTAGCTCCAACTACTGAGTCCCccatgcctagagcccgtgctccacaagagaagccaccaagaTGAGAAGCCGgcacacagcaatgaagcccctgctcactgccacTAAAGAATGCCCAGGCagatcaacaaagacccagcagagccaaaaataaatacataaataaaattatttttttttaaaaagtaacttaagaaaaaaaaaaaatgttgtagcTTCTGCACATAGGACTCTGCTATAAAGGACAACATTCCATTCATATGCTACTCCTAGCTCTTAGCATACTGACTAGAACTGAATAAGTACCAAATAATTTGtggttaaattaaatatttacaatttaggATTATTCAGTATCAACAAAAGATAAGATAAATAATTGTTTAAGCTAACGGATAAGAACTCTAAGAGAAAATCATAAAAGTaattaacttttcaaaaaaactaaagaatGCTTCAGGAAGAAAAGACAGCATTTCTATCAGCACATCTGTCTTAGAACAAATGAAGTATTCACTGAAACACAatgataaatgatttttatttaaaacatttataagtCCAGACACTGGGTAAATAAGaccactgaaatattttttaaaaacaaaattaaagaaagaacaatcagaaaagaaagcagaaataccaaaacaagaaataaaacaatcaTTTCAGACAGAGCTAagagactcattttttttttccaactggaTTTCAATACGTACCAATTATAGTCATCTGGAAGAGAAGAATATGTAGATTTGTGACCAACACAATATAAGGCTCCGTCTGCAAAATCCCCAAACAGTAAAATGGATTTAGTTCATTTGAGAATATGTTCTCACACAAATGTAAAGTTAGTTTTACCCATTCAACCAATATTCACTATATTCACTATGAAGCAGGGCTGTACTTGGAGCTAAGGATTCAGTAAGTTAAGATCCTGCCCTCAAAAAAGGTTCAAACCCGGCGAGAGAGGGACACGTAAACGAACAACTCCAATACAAAGATAAGCCCTGTTAGCGCAGAAGAACTGGGAGTAGAAGGGGCACACCGACAAGTCACAAAACAGGAGTATGGGTTCAACAATATGGATATGATCTTTAGGGTGTTCTGAAGGATGAAGCAGTAAACTGGAGTTATTAGTGGGTAAGTACAAcgttccttgctgctgctaagtcacttcagttgtgtctgactctgtgcgaccccatagatggcagcccaccaggctcccccatccctgggactctctaggcaagaacactggagtgggttgccatttccttctccaatgcatgacagtgaaaagtgaaagtgaagtcgctcagtcatgtccgactcttagcgaccccatggactgaagcccactaggctcctccttccatgggattttacaggcaagaggactggagtggggtgccattgccttctccgacaacgTTCCTTAGAGAGGTAATAAAAAGTGCCAAcaatcaaaggaaagaaagaacataaaacttTAGTGTTGGGAATTCCCCAgcggtccagtgtttaggacttggTGCATTCACTGACaggggctgggtttgatccctagtcagggaattaagatccttcaagccagggagcacagtcaaataaataaataaaaactttagtgCAACTGGAGTGCACGGTCCATAAAAGGGGAGTGTTTAAgtgacaaaatacaaaataaacttcaaaatcaACTTTTCTTAATCAAAATGctgacatttccttttttttagaaTACCTGCAAAttcaaacagagaaggcaatggcaccccactccagtcctcttgcctggaaaatcccgtggatggaggagcctggtgggctacagtccatggggtcgctaagagtcagacacaactgagtgacttcactttcacttttcacgcattggagaaggaaatggcaacccactccaatgttcttacctggagaatcccagggacgggggagcctggtgggctgccgtctattgggtcgcacagagttggacacgactgaagtgacttagctgcagcagcagcaaattcaaAAGCCATATTTTTTTAACGGTTTGTAAAAGGTTTCTCTACATCCAGAGTAATgataattcttttaaatataaaggaaaaatgtaGTTcagtatggttaaaaaaaattctgaataaatCTTCTGTAGAGATCAACTTCTCTCAACTAGTCTCTTGCTCCTCAGTATGGAATGCCATCCCAACTTGGTTCAAATACCACTCATCTTTCAAAAGTCAAATGCTACTCTTCCATGAaattctttttcccttctccctgcccGACAACCCCCATCACAGAAAAGCTGTCTATTCTGCATACTCCACAACCAACACTCCATACAACATTGCTATACCATCTCTGTGGTCTTTTTTTTCAATGCACCAGTTATTTACATGTATCAGAGATGTCTAAACAAAGTTGCATTTTCCATCTTTGTATACCTCTCCTTTCCCCAAGGACTGTATATACTTAAGAgtggcaatggcacaccactccggtacttttgcctagaaaatccgatggacggaggagcctggtacgctgcagtccatggggtcactagagttggacacgactgagcgacttcacttccacttttcactttcctgcattggagaaggaaatggcaacccactccagtactcttgcctggagaatcccagggacggggaagcctggtgggctgccgtctatggggtcacacagaatcgcacacgactgaagtgacttagcagcagcagcagcaggagttctAAATATAAATCCTTACTCGAATACATTAAAAAGTACCTTAACAAAACTCACTAGACCGTAAAAGATTCTTCAGCAAAATGTTGACCCCACAATTCCATTGATGTAAAgataacaaaaatacaaagaattagaAATATAACCTCATCTTTCAaaagatttattaattttcattatttgtgCTAATACAGAAGTACCCTCAAATCAGAGggtaatataaaaatcatttatacatattttattttcttgtttgacACTGTTGGGGATCTTCTTAACTATGTATGGATTAGTATTAAAAGTCATTTGTATTCTCTGAATATAAACCAGCTAAGTGATCTACATGCTTGCTGAAAGAAAGGAGGGTTGGGTGGCAGAGGAAGGACAGAGAGAATTTACCATTTTTAGGTAGGCAAGAGGGAAAACTCAAGACAACAAGACTTTCAGTTCAACAGAAACTGCAAAATTTCTACTCTGCACTTACAGACATTTGTTTGTACCCTCATGACACATACATTCTACCTTCTTTTCCAGGTATTGTTTCCATAGTTGTCTATTTTAACTACGAgtctaaataaattcttaaatgaACATCCTGCTTATTACTGTGCCCCCTATCATGcttaataaaaaagaagagactGCTAAACTGCCTCTGAAATGTTAATTTCTGTATAATTAATACTCAAAAAAACTTATTTGACATTTTAGCAAGAGAAAAATTCTAGATATGGTTAAGTATCAGAAGTTCTAAAGGCATAATTAGGACTGATGGCAAAGTTAACGTCAATCAATCCAAAGCAACTCAATATGCCAAAAAGAATCTCCCATGagagtcagttctccacatctcAAGGACTTTtcctgttttatgtatatatttatacatatacacagtttAATTGCATTATGATATGATCTATGAAAGCTGATAGTCCTATTCATTTTCAAATGCTGAATTATCTTAAATTACTTCGACAAAGACAGTATAGCAGAAAGTATATTGAGAAGACACAGTTTTGACCTTAGCTCTAATTTATCAGATATGCAATTTGGTTGAGTTTCTGAGGGCCAGAGAACTCACGCTCCTTCATCTTCAGAAAGACAATATCACATGATAAGtaaattattgtaaaattcaAAGTTGTAAACATCAAAAGACTTAAGGTGcttaaaagttgaaaatttttcACAGTGGCTATATATTTCAAAAGGTTTTAAATGTTCCTTTCAGAGTACAGGAAGGCCTTTTTATTTGTGCTCGTTGAATTTTCCAATAACCGTTTGCTTTGCCTCTAATCTTTTAACATCCTTCCCTTTTGTATAAAATATCAATagcaacagtaataataatattttacctTCACTAGTAATAATACAAACTGTGTAGAATAAGAGGCTTCAGGATGCAAGAGGTTAGGTAGTCCATGATTATTAGGATGACTGAGTGATGATGGAGTTATTTTCTGGGATAGCCCAACTGGTGAAGTCTACATAGACATTTTTAACTGCCATGGGCAGATTAACTGGTTTTCAGATTAACCTGAGTAAGGACAAACTGCTGTTTCAGGACATGGACTAGGTAAAAATTGATTAGGCCTGATTTCCCATCAGCCCTGGGGCTGAGTTCCTATCAGGGCAAAAGAGAGACTAATTGCAGCAGAGCTCTCTCCCCAAGTTCTCAACAACAAATGCTCCTAGGTAATCAAGGGCTGACTGCAGTTTTGTTTTCACTGATTTTAGTGTGTATCTGAAGACTCttagcaatctcatcctctgtttacTTAATTGCACTCTTATTTATATCGTTTTTAACCCTCTAGTCTTCAAATAACTCTTTTCCtcttaactcagttcagttcacttgcttggttgtgtctttgcgaccccatgaattgcagcacaccaggtctccctgtccatcatcaactcccggagttcactcaaactcatgtccatcaagtcggtgatgccatccagccatctcatcctctgtcgtccccttctcctcctgccctcaatccctcccagtatcagagtcttttccaatgagtcaactcttcacatgaggtggccaaagtattggagtttcagctttagcatcagtccttccaatagaaATGTTCAATTACAAATGGCAGTCAACAGGAAACATGAATAAAGAGATTAAGATGGGGCAGAGatgagtaaaaatgttggctgaCTAgctaaacatgaaaaagaaaacctacTGTAGCATTCTAACCATGTCTGCTTTAGAAATGGGAGAATGCAGTTCACAAacagaggaaaagggaagagaaaagaaggttGGTCAGGAAATAAGATTTTAATTGCCTGTTTATTTATATAGGTCAATGTTTTGACTATCAAACATGTATTACTAGGCTTTGAAGAAAATATTACACTGTTtcttcagaaaaggaagaaattacattttaaaaaaaaattacatagaaaaaatacaaatacaccaaaatattaacaataatcgTATCTGTAAGATGGAATTGTACATTTGGCCCTTATTTGCTAATTTTAAGAACTGCCAAAAAAGTAGTATAtgaggacttccatggtggctcagtgataaaaaatctgcctgccaatacaggagacatgggttcaatcccttgttgcgGAAGATCCCACGGGCCAGGGAGCAACTAAACCctagcaccacaactactgagcctgtgttctagagcccaggagcttcaactactgaagcccgagtgccctagagcccttgctccacaacaagaaaagccaccttcaagaagcctgagcaccgaacaaagagtagcccctggtctctgcaactggagaaaaagcctgagcagcaacaaagacccagcagagccaaataaataagtaaataaataaatactttttaaaaaaaaaagcagtatgtGGAAACATAAGTAATTCAAACCAGAAAAAGTTCCTCTTTATTAGTCCTTCACTTGGCCTCAGTTAAATCCCACTTGTGGTCTACAAAGATAACTTACTTGGTCCACATCTTTAACTCTTCATTTATAAATGTTGATATACATATACAGGTCAATCATCTTTCAAATGCACAAATTAGATCATAAAATAGATACTGTCTGACATACACCCCTTTCTATATAAGGATCTTCCACATTATACAATATGTGGAATAGATATGCCTCCTATATAATAGCAAACATATACAATAACTAAACACTGTAAATTTTCTTCAGTGAACACATATTATGATattataatatttgaaaaagtttaaaatctcttaaccattaaaaaaaaacaacacccaactTACTTTCAACTGGAAATAAATGTTTCAACATAGTTCTGCTTGATATTGCCCATTTTACTGCTGCCAATGCCATGGTGAATCAAAATGCTTATCAGGTGGTATAAAGATGATTTGAAGAgaaactgcttttaaaatctgCTTCTAGATATAACAATCTTCACCCCTGCAAAAGCGATAAAGAAAACTCAGTGCTACCTATGATAAACTGAAGCGACACAACACACTGAACAGCACAAAATAAGATCACTACCTAAAACCATAGACACTAACGCAAAACTTTTTAAACAACTTTCCGCTTCCAGGCAATATAGGACAACGAGCAACACCATCAGATGTTATAGTTATTTCCATTCAATGAGTGCACAGCCAATGTGTAATTACTCTTAGAAACAGTCAGTCACACATGCTACACAGAGCATTCTCCTTTCATAAAGCTAATGTGTCAGTGTACAACTTCCCAGGTACCAAAGACAAGATCTTATTACATCTCTTACAATGGTATTGTTtctgattaaatgaaatattaaacaaGATGACCCAGCCGTGGCTTATTAAATATTGACTTAGAGAAACACACATAAACATCCTATCCTAAAGCCCCGAATAAAATTTCGCCCTCTTATATATGTATGAGATTTCTAGCTTTCCAAGGTGCTTTCACTACCATTCATCTTACTCTCATATTAATCATGGGAAGTATCGTTATTTTGATTCATGAATTAATTAAAGtacaaaatttaaataacttgcttCCAAGAGCTTCAGAGTCAATCATTTACAAACCGGGAAAGTTTGGGCGAGTCATTAAGCAATCCTCCCTGTCCCTTCCACGGTAAAACGCGGGGAAACAACTCCAGGCTGCTGTGAATAAATGACATACATCATTCGTTTGCAACTGACTATTCGATGACTATTCCCCACACCCCCATCCCTGCACAGTGATAACATCGTACTTTATCAATCTTAGTTGCTAAACTATGCAGATGACTCCTTGCACGGTCAGTACATTAGCACTGACATCCCTGAGTTCCTTTCTACAGTTTACAACCCATTTTCCTATACATTATATGCTCTTTCACAAGTGTAGAAGTTAGGCATTTccacttaaaaaactaagaacctaggctcagagaagtcaaatGGTTTGTCCGCCCACTTTACCGCTGCTTAATAGGTGGTATGGAGGAAACGCAAACCCCTATCTTCTAACTACGAACTGAGGAACAGAACGTTTTAAACCACATTCTCTCTGAAACCCAGGGATCAGATTATTCACCTCAAAGAGAATTCAGAGGGTATATCCCTTGGCTTGGAATTCAACTCTGAAGAATACAGGGTTGCGGGGAGCCTGAGAGGGGCTGAGGTT
Coding sequences within:
- the MRPL42 gene encoding 39S ribosomal protein L42, mitochondrial, coding for MALAAVKWAISSRTMLKHLFPVENGALYCVGHKSTYSSLPDDYNCKVELALTSDARTIVCYHPSVDIPYEHTKPIPRPDPVHNNEETHDLVLKTRLEEKSEHLEQGPMIEQLSKMFFTTKHRWYPRGQYHRRRRKLNPPKDR